DNA sequence from the Paenibacillus azoreducens genome:
CCGGACCAAATGAACGCCCTTGCCCGGCTGCAGCCGCCAAGCAGGGATCATTGGTTCGGCACGGATGATTACGGACGCGACACGTTTACGCGCGCTTTGTATGGCGGCCGTGTCTCCTTGTCGGTCGGCTTCTTATCGATGATATTCGCAACGGTGATCGGCGTGACGGTCGGAGTTATCAGCGGTTATTTCGGCGGGCTGATCGACAGCCTGCTGATGCGTTTCCTGGACATCATCATGTCCATTCCGTCCTTCCTGATCCTGCTGTTGCTCAGCGTGTATTTGAAGCCAAGCGTGGGCAACATCATCGTGATTATTTCGCTGCTGATGTGGATGAGCATCGCCCGGGTCGTCCGGGCGGAGACGATGGCGCTGAAAGAGCGCGAATATGTGTTATATGCCAAGGCATCCGGACAAAGCACATTCGGCATTATTTGGAAGCATATCTTGCCGGGGCTATTGTCTGTCGTCATAGTCAGCGCGACGAATAATATCGCTTCGGCGATTATGATGGAATCATCGCTCAGCTTTCTGGGCTTTGGCGTACAGACGCCGAAAGCGACATGGGGCAGTATGCTGAACGGGGCGCAGGGGTATATCGCCCAGGCTCCGTACATGGCGCTGTTCCCGGGATTGCTTATTTTCTTGACTGTACTTTGCTTTAACATACTTGGAGATATTTTGCGAATCGGCCTGGAACCAAAGCTGGGCAAAAGATAAACCGCCGGCGTAAGACGAAAAAGGAGTGAGAAACCAAGATGACCAAACAATTGCTGACCGTCGATGAGCTTAAGGTCTCATTCCAAACCAGGGACGGCCAAAATCAAGCGGTGCGCGGTGTCAGCTTTCATGTCGGCGCCGGCGAAACCGTAGGGATTGTCGGCGAATCCGGCAGCGGCAAAAGCGTGACGGCCAAAGCCATCATGGGTTTGATTACCCCGCCCGGGAAAGTAACAAACGGTAAAATCGTTTTTCAAGGAACGGACCTGAGCGGCCTGAGCGAAGGCGAGTGGCGCAAGCTGCGGGGCAACCGGATCGCCATGGTATTTCAGGACCCGATGACGTCGCTGAACCCGGTCAAAACGATCGGCTTCCAGATGGCGGAGGTGATTCGCCGGCACCGCGGACTTGGCAAAAAAGAAGCGATCCAGGAAGCGGTGGAAATGCTGCGCAAGGTCGGCATTACCGAACCGGAACGCCGCGTGAAGCAATATCCGCATGAATTCAGCGGCGGGATGCGCCAGCGGGTCATGATTGCGATGGCCCTCTCCTGCAGCCCGGAGCTGCTGATTGCGGACGAACCGACCACGGCGCTTGACGTAACGATTCAGGCGCAAATTCTGGATCTTCTAAAGCAGCTCAAGGATGAATCGGATACCGCCGTACTGCTCATTACCCATGACTTGGGCGTGGTAGCTCAGGTATGTTCCCGCGTTGTCGTGATGTATGGCGGGATGGTAATGGAAGAGGGCACCGTCGAAGATATCTTCTATCGGACCGGTCATCCGTATACCCAAGGCTTGCTGCGTTCGCTTCCTAAACGCGCAGGTGCGGGCAAAGAACGTCTCGTTCCGATTGAAGGCTCGCCGCCCGATCTGATTGACCCGCCAGCGGGCTGTCCGTTCCGGGACCGCTGCCCATACGCGTTTGGCAAATGCTCGGAGCTGCCTGAGATGGCGGAGCTTGGCGAGGGACATCGTTCCCTTTGCTGGCTCGTGCAGGAACACAGCACGCTGGAACAGGCGTTAGCGGAAGGGGAAGCGGATCAATGAGCGAACAAATCTTGGTTGATGTACGGAACCTGAAGAAGCATTTTACGAAGGGACCGGAAGTGCTGAAGGCCGTGGACGGCGTCAGCTTCCAAATCCGCCAAGGCGAGACGTTCGGGCTCGTGGGCGAATCGGGAAGCGGCAAATCGACGGTTGGGCGCTGCCTGATCCGTCTTTATGATTATACGGGCGGCGAGGTGTATTTCGACGGACAAAACCTGTCGAAGCTTAGCGATAAGCAGCTGAAGCCGTTCCGGCGGCGGATTCAAACGATTTTCCAGGACCCGTATTCCTCGCTGAATCCAAGCATGAGCGTGCTGGATCTGATCGGGGAGCCGATGGATATCCACGGCATTTACAAACAGGCGGATGAACGCAAGGAATTCGTCGCCGGTTTGCTGGAAAAAGTCGGACTAAAACGCGAGCATCTGTACCGTTACCCGCATGAATTCAGCGGCGGGCAGCGGCAGCGGATCTCGATTGCGCGGGCCATGTCCGTGCGGCCCGATTTTGTCGTATGCGATGAGCCGATCTCCGCGCTTGACGTGTCGGTACAGGCCCAGGTCGTCAATATGCTGGAAGATTTGCAGGCCGAATTTGGCCTGACCTATCTGTTTATCGCGCATGACCTATCGATGGTGCGCCATATTTCCGACCGCATCGGGGTCATGTACAGAGGGCGTCTGGTAGAGGTGGCGGAAAGCGATGAGCTGTACGAGAACCCGCTGCATCCTTACACGAAGGCGCTCCTCTCCTCCATTCCGGTCCCGGATCCGCGTGCGGCGAACAGCAGAATGGCGGTTAAATATGAGGTCCCCACGGCAAAGGACGGCACAGTGCCTGAGCTGCGGGAAGTGAGTCCGGGCCACTTTGTGGCGGATCATTAAGTAAGAGGAGGCGCTGAAATATGGAAAAAAATCCTGTCAAGTTGTCCCAATGGGATGCGTTAATGCTGGAAGGACTGCGGGCATACGGATGGTCCAGTGAGGAATTGCTGCGGAAGGTTCGTGAACGCGACTTGCCGGAGGACCACAGCATTTATGAATTTGAATATGAGGAATTGGCGGCGTTTGCCGAGGCAGAGCCTGAGACTTTCGAGTCTGCGGTCAAGGACGGCTATTCCATCAAATACAACACGTTAGGGGGCCTTCGTTCCTGGATCGCAGTCGCGTACGGCTTGGAGCCGGAGATCAACCGCGAACCGGGGCAAGAATCGGTGACCGCCGAGCTTACGGACGCCCAGAAGGAGCGGCTTGAGTCCGTTCTCTCTTTGGGCTGGGCGATTCAGGACGCCGGAAAACCCGGCGTATACCGGATCGTTCCGCTCAATCGTTAAGCGATAAAAAAGCACCTTCCATGGATCAGTTCGCACGAGCATGCGTATTTGAGTCCGGGAAGGTGCTTTTGTGTTTTTGAGAAACGGTTGGCTGCTTGATCCGGAGTTTCTTGTTGCGAACGCGCATCTTTTTCTGGCGTTCCGGCGCTTATGGATTATGGATGAGAAGCTTGCGAAAGCACGGACAAATGGGGAAGCTCTAACGAAACGTGGTATCGCTATTTGGGGCAAAAAGGGCATTTAAAAATTTTAACGAAACATGGTATCGCTATTTAGCCAAATGAAGAGCTCTTCATGAGCATCTATGCTAAATAACGATCCGGAGTTTCGTTAGATTCAATTTGCCCCCATTATTGAGAAAATAGCGCTCTGTAGTTTCGTTAGAGAGCAGTGAACATGCGCCTACTTTTTCAAAAGCAAATAAATAAAATAAGGTGCGCCGATAAGAGCGACCACGATGCCCGCCGCAAGCCCGTCCGGATCGGCCACCTGGCGGCCGATGGTGTCGGCGAGCACGAGCAGCCAGCCTCCGATCAATACGGCTACCGGAATAAACAGCTGATTGCGCGGCCCGACCAAAGCTTTGGCGATATGCGGCGCCATCAGCCCGATAAATGCGATCCCGCCCGTAACGGACACGGCGGAGGCCGCCAGCGCCACGGCTGTTAACAGGAGTACGACGCGCTCCTTGTTCAGCGATAGGCCTACCCCGATCGCTACAGGTTCGTTCAGCGATAGCAGGTTCAGCCGGTTGGCTTTATACAGCGTAAACGGAACCAGAATAATAAGCCAAGGCAATAACGCCCAAATAAAAGGCCAGTCCGTTCCCCATACGTTGCCTGCGAGCCACTTGGAGATGAAATCGACTTTTTCCCGCTTGGCGGAAGAAATCAGCACGACCATCACGCCCGAGAGCGCCATGGAGAATCCTACGCCCATCAGCACCAACCGTATCGGCTGCATGCCGGTTGTACGGTTGTATGAAAAAAAGTAGATTAGACAGGAGGTCGCAAGTGCGCCCGCAAAAGCCACCAACGGCAGCAAATAAATAAATGAGCCGGCATCGATGGGGGCAAACAGGAAAAATACCGTTACCGCTACGCCCGCGCCGGAGTTGATGCCGACAATGCCCGGGTCGGCGAGATCATTGCGGGTAATTCCCTGCAAAATCGAGCCTGATAAGGCTAAAGCCATGCCTGCCAGCAGTGTAATAATGATCCGCGGCAGACGAACGTCGAACAGCACGAAATGTTCTTTGAACGTGCCTTTTCCAAGCAAGGTTGGTATAAGCCGGTCAAAGGAAAGGGAGGAATATCCCAGCCCCATGCTGACAATGGAAGTCAGCGCGATAAGGATAAGCAGGGCCAGCAGAATCAGCCGCTGCTTCCTGATAATAGACGGATGAATCATGAGAATGCCTTTCCTCCTTTGCGCACGATGATGAGGAAGAACGGCAGGCCCAGCGCGGCGACGATGGCTGCCACCGGCACTTCATAAGGGGCGCTGATGGTCCGGGCCAGCGTGTCGGCGAGCATCATAAATGAGGCGCCGGCAAGCGCGGACATCGGAATGGCAAACCGGTAATCCGTGCCGACAATGGCGCGTACAATATGCGGAATCATCAGCCCGACAAAGGTCAAGCTGCCTACCAGGGCGACGGAAGCCCCTGCCAGCAGAACGGTGACGATAAATAAAATGGTCTTGATTCGGGTAGTTTTCTGTCCGAGTCCGACGGCGACTTCCTCGCTTAGGCTAAGAATCGTCAGTTGTTTGGACAGGCAAATCGCCATGATGATGCCGATGACGATGAATGGCACAATGACCTGAAGTTGTTCCCAGTTGGCTCCGATCAGACCGCCTGATGTCCACATAGACACATCCTTGGATATTTTGAAGGTAATGCCGACGCCATCCGCCACCGCATACAGGAAAGCCGAGATGGCGGCGCCTGCCAGTACGATGCGCAGCGGCGAGAAGCCGCCCCTTTTGACGGCGCTGATCCCGAATACGAGAGCCGCACCGGCAGCCGCACCGATAAAACAAGCCACCATCAAGCCAAAATAGTTGACCCCAGGCATAAACGCTACAGTCACGGCTAGCGCGGCATTCGCACCGGCCGTCAGTCCAAGCAGGCCGGGATCGGCCAGCGGATTTCGGGTCATTCCCTGCATGATGGCGCCGGAGACGGCCAAAGCCGCTCCGACGAAGACCGCCGCGATCTCACGCGGCAGGCGGATTTCGCGGAGCATCGTCAATTTTTCGCCGGTTTGGCTGCTTGTCAAAGCAAACCATACATCCTTAATCGAGGTGTCTGCCGCACCTAACACCATCGCGAGTACGAAAACTGCAATCAAGAAAACGGCTGCCGCAATCAATTTATAGGTAAAGGGGATTCGTTCGATTTTTTCGCTCATATCACATTACTTCCCGAGAAATTGTTTAATAAAGAAGTCTAGCTGGTAATCCAGCGTTAAAGCATCGTTGAAGAAAAACGCTTTGGCGTCGGTAACGAAAACATGATTGTTTTTGACGGCGGGAATATTTTTGTACGTTTCCGTATTTTCGAATGAATTGTCCGCGTCTTTATTTTTGCTGAAGATCACATAATCGCCCGCGAATTCGGGCAGCACTTCCGGAGACAAAGCATAATAACCTTCTTTCAAAGCGGAGGCCTTCACTTTTTCCGGCATTTTCAGCTTCATTTGTTGATACAAAATTTCTGTGCCGCGTCCCCAATTGTCGCCGAAGACGTACAGCTGTTTGTCAAAGCTTTCGATGACGGATACCGTAGCGTTTTCGCCGATTTTGGCTTTGATCTCTTCGCCGGCTTTTTCCGCGCGTTGTTTGAAGCTATCCACCCAGCTTTGAGCCTCTTTTTCTTTATTAAGAAGCTTGCCGATCTCCAGATGCTGCGTCAAATAATCCACTTTTCCATACGTAAAGGTAACGGTTGGAGCAATTTGTTTCAGCTTATCGATATTTTTAATATTGGACAGGCCGATGATCAGATCCGGATTCAGTTCAATGATCTTTTCCAGATTCTCGTCGGATACTTCCTGCACATCCTTTAACTTATCCTGGAAGTTAGGGTT
Encoded proteins:
- a CDS encoding ABC transporter permease encodes the protein MKRNKWINVARELMGNKVGIAAVIILFLITLASILAFLSTKNPDQMNALARLQPPSRDHWFGTDDYGRDTFTRALYGGRVSLSVGFLSMIFATVIGVTVGVISGYFGGLIDSLLMRFLDIIMSIPSFLILLLLSVYLKPSVGNIIVIISLLMWMSIARVVRAETMALKEREYVLYAKASGQSTFGIIWKHILPGLLSVVIVSATNNIASAIMMESSLSFLGFGVQTPKATWGSMLNGAQGYIAQAPYMALFPGLLIFLTVLCFNILGDILRIGLEPKLGKR
- a CDS encoding ABC transporter ATP-binding protein → MTKQLLTVDELKVSFQTRDGQNQAVRGVSFHVGAGETVGIVGESGSGKSVTAKAIMGLITPPGKVTNGKIVFQGTDLSGLSEGEWRKLRGNRIAMVFQDPMTSLNPVKTIGFQMAEVIRRHRGLGKKEAIQEAVEMLRKVGITEPERRVKQYPHEFSGGMRQRVMIAMALSCSPELLIADEPTTALDVTIQAQILDLLKQLKDESDTAVLLITHDLGVVAQVCSRVVVMYGGMVMEEGTVEDIFYRTGHPYTQGLLRSLPKRAGAGKERLVPIEGSPPDLIDPPAGCPFRDRCPYAFGKCSELPEMAELGEGHRSLCWLVQEHSTLEQALAEGEADQ
- a CDS encoding ABC transporter ATP-binding protein translates to MSEQILVDVRNLKKHFTKGPEVLKAVDGVSFQIRQGETFGLVGESGSGKSTVGRCLIRLYDYTGGEVYFDGQNLSKLSDKQLKPFRRRIQTIFQDPYSSLNPSMSVLDLIGEPMDIHGIYKQADERKEFVAGLLEKVGLKREHLYRYPHEFSGGQRQRISIARAMSVRPDFVVCDEPISALDVSVQAQVVNMLEDLQAEFGLTYLFIAHDLSMVRHISDRIGVMYRGRLVEVAESDELYENPLHPYTKALLSSIPVPDPRAANSRMAVKYEVPTAKDGTVPELREVSPGHFVADH
- a CDS encoding FecCD family ABC transporter permease; amino-acid sequence: MIHPSIIRKQRLILLALLILIALTSIVSMGLGYSSLSFDRLIPTLLGKGTFKEHFVLFDVRLPRIIITLLAGMALALSGSILQGITRNDLADPGIVGINSGAGVAVTVFFLFAPIDAGSFIYLLPLVAFAGALATSCLIYFFSYNRTTGMQPIRLVLMGVGFSMALSGVMVVLISSAKREKVDFISKWLAGNVWGTDWPFIWALLPWLIILVPFTLYKANRLNLLSLNEPVAIGVGLSLNKERVVLLLTAVALAASAVSVTGGIAFIGLMAPHIAKALVGPRNQLFIPVAVLIGGWLLVLADTIGRQVADPDGLAAGIVVALIGAPYFIYLLLKK
- a CDS encoding FecCD family ABC transporter permease; the protein is MSEKIERIPFTYKLIAAAVFLIAVFVLAMVLGAADTSIKDVWFALTSSQTGEKLTMLREIRLPREIAAVFVGAALAVSGAIMQGMTRNPLADPGLLGLTAGANAALAVTVAFMPGVNYFGLMVACFIGAAAGAALVFGISAVKRGGFSPLRIVLAGAAISAFLYAVADGVGITFKISKDVSMWTSGGLIGANWEQLQVIVPFIVIGIIMAICLSKQLTILSLSEEVAVGLGQKTTRIKTILFIVTVLLAGASVALVGSLTFVGLMIPHIVRAIVGTDYRFAIPMSALAGASFMMLADTLARTISAPYEVPVAAIVAALGLPFFLIIVRKGGKAFS
- a CDS encoding iron-hydroxamate ABC transporter substrate-binding protein, with amino-acid sequence MKKAFFPFLLCLILILSACGNKQTSEPSGGKVEGNAAAENAKPKTITYQSENGPIEVPADPKRVVVLSSFTGNVLSLGVNLIGVDSWSKANPNFQDKLKDVQEVSDENLEKIIELNPDLIIGLSNIKNIDKLKQIAPTVTFTYGKVDYLTQHLEIGKLLNKEKEAQSWVDSFKQRAEKAGEEIKAKIGENATVSVIESFDKQLYVFGDNWGRGTEILYQQMKLKMPEKVKASALKEGYYALSPEVLPEFAGDYVIFSKNKDADNSFENTETYKNIPAVKNNHVFVTDAKAFFFNDALTLDYQLDFFIKQFLGK